The Sorangiineae bacterium MSr11367 genome window below encodes:
- a CDS encoding chitinase, protein MLRTTNFLFAGALALLACSGDVPDAAEPMAQTMSSPVAAEQDAVAAAIRVAPYIDITMNTPTLPAVARATGQKYFTLAFVLGSSAGCDPQWGGTIPLKEPRIINQINELRGLGGDVIIASGGAMSPYLENLCGSASALAAAYRKVLDATGATHLDIDVEASIPQDTVNTALATIQRERGTVISYTLRIQGQDYGLDPYSVTVLKSAAAKGVNVIVNPMLMNFGYSGDWGNAMVSAANATLAQIKREVWPNKTDAQLRAMFGVTPMIGRNDSGMITTQAHARNLLSWSRTNKIAFIGFWSVGRDNGGCPNGGVSPTCSGISQSTYEFTNIFKGF, encoded by the coding sequence ATGTTGCGAACTACGAACTTCTTGTTCGCGGGAGCGCTTGCGCTACTCGCATGTTCGGGCGATGTGCCGGATGCCGCGGAGCCCATGGCCCAAACCATGTCGTCGCCGGTCGCGGCCGAGCAAGATGCCGTTGCCGCCGCCATTCGCGTCGCGCCGTACATCGATATCACGATGAACACGCCGACATTGCCCGCCGTCGCCCGCGCAACGGGGCAGAAGTATTTCACGCTCGCCTTCGTACTCGGCAGCAGCGCGGGGTGCGATCCTCAATGGGGAGGCACGATTCCTCTTAAGGAGCCGCGCATCATCAACCAGATCAACGAGCTGCGAGGCTTGGGGGGCGACGTCATCATCGCCTCGGGCGGCGCGATGAGCCCGTACCTCGAGAATTTGTGCGGCTCCGCATCCGCCCTCGCCGCAGCCTACCGCAAGGTGCTCGATGCCACCGGCGCTACGCACCTGGACATCGATGTCGAGGCGAGCATCCCGCAAGACACGGTGAATACGGCGCTGGCCACCATTCAGCGCGAACGCGGCACGGTGATCAGCTACACCTTGCGCATTCAGGGACAGGACTACGGGCTCGATCCGTATTCGGTCACCGTCTTGAAGAGCGCCGCGGCCAAGGGCGTGAACGTCATCGTCAACCCGATGCTCATGAACTTCGGCTACTCCGGCGACTGGGGCAATGCCATGGTGTCGGCGGCCAATGCCACGCTCGCCCAGATCAAACGCGAGGTCTGGCCGAACAAGACCGACGCCCAGCTGCGTGCGATGTTCGGCGTCACACCGATGATCGGCCGCAACGACTCGGGCATGATCACGACGCAGGCCCACGCGCGCAACCTTCTCTCGTGGTCGCGTACGAACAAGATCGCGTTCATCGGCTTCTGGTCGGTGGGGCGCGACAACGGCGGGTGCCCAAACGGCGGGGTGTCGCCAACCTGCAGCGGCATTTCGCAGTCCACGTACGAATTTACCAATATTTTCAAAGGCTTCTGA
- a CDS encoding carbohydrate porin, translating into MSLAALAGLGWVSPKTASADITSDRVEFFQYGRMGIGWTKSGQVIQGQSMNLTGGGLGGRLEEGDYIQPGVRFHLKKGESATDTTVDVVNDYEVFSNGAGILSDLANGEVGQLRILPQQFYVQAKNIFTPGLEIWLGSRLYRKNDIHIADYFYFNRLNGQGAGAIYTHPKFGEIDVAILEQTGSNNFFRINAGAPGGDPVYPYGYRARTIFVGQYKYPLPMRTSFVQALGEYHVVPRQQKQDEGTAANVNPPDWGAAFGLKLHLDFGGDSFNDTSIRYGMRLANGAQSGGATYNTFGVTTEEGTYKGAYGVEFVEHFVWDIDKIAGINGYFLAHYSTGARYDGIDPNAPAQPGGAAHNVNERLNYAFGIRPIIYLRDDFHLVTEATYQARKDENLAMGSAVKLSVVPTIVPAGGRSVWSRPHLRAIYTLGIYNKAAQDQLMSPFLQTVGETRLAHYVGLRAEWWF; encoded by the coding sequence GTGAGCCTCGCGGCACTCGCGGGACTTGGTTGGGTATCGCCCAAGACGGCGTCCGCCGACATTACCTCGGATCGCGTCGAATTTTTTCAATACGGCCGTATGGGTATCGGCTGGACGAAGAGCGGGCAGGTGATTCAGGGCCAGTCGATGAACCTGACGGGCGGCGGTCTCGGAGGTCGTCTCGAAGAGGGCGACTACATCCAGCCGGGCGTTCGTTTTCACCTGAAAAAAGGCGAGAGCGCGACGGATACGACCGTCGACGTCGTGAACGACTACGAGGTCTTTTCAAACGGCGCCGGCATCCTCTCCGACCTTGCGAACGGTGAAGTCGGACAGCTGAGGATCTTGCCGCAGCAGTTCTACGTCCAAGCGAAGAACATTTTCACGCCGGGTCTCGAGATTTGGCTCGGATCTCGCCTCTATCGTAAGAACGACATCCACATCGCCGACTACTTCTATTTCAATCGGTTGAATGGTCAGGGTGCTGGCGCGATCTATACGCACCCGAAGTTCGGTGAAATCGATGTTGCTATTCTCGAGCAGACGGGAAGCAACAATTTCTTCCGTATCAATGCCGGTGCGCCGGGAGGCGATCCCGTCTATCCGTACGGGTACCGCGCTCGCACCATCTTCGTCGGGCAATACAAGTATCCGCTGCCGATGCGGACGAGCTTCGTCCAAGCGCTCGGTGAGTATCACGTCGTTCCGCGCCAACAAAAGCAGGACGAGGGCACGGCCGCCAACGTCAATCCGCCCGATTGGGGTGCCGCGTTCGGTCTGAAACTCCACTTGGACTTCGGCGGCGACTCCTTCAACGACACCTCCATCCGCTACGGCATGCGCCTTGCGAACGGTGCGCAAAGCGGCGGTGCCACGTACAACACTTTCGGCGTGACGACCGAGGAAGGCACGTACAAGGGAGCGTACGGCGTCGAGTTCGTCGAGCACTTCGTGTGGGATATCGACAAAATCGCCGGCATTAACGGCTATTTTCTTGCCCACTACAGCACCGGCGCGCGTTACGACGGGATCGATCCAAACGCGCCCGCGCAGCCCGGCGGAGCCGCCCACAACGTCAACGAACGCTTGAACTACGCGTTCGGTATCCGCCCCATCATCTATTTGCGTGACGACTTCCACCTCGTCACCGAGGCGACCTACCAGGCGCGCAAAGACGAAAACCTGGCCATGGGCTCGGCGGTGAAGCTCTCCGTCGTCCCGACCATCGTGCCGGCCGGCGGTCGCAGCGTGTGGAGCCGTCCGCATCTCCGCGCGATTTACACCTTGGGCATCTACAATAAGGCTGCCCAAGATCAATTGATGTCGCCCTTCCTGCAGACCGTGGGCGAGACCAGGCTGGCTCACTACGTTGGCCTCCGCGCCGAGTGGTGGTTCTAA
- the nagE gene encoding N-acetylglucosamine-specific PTS transporter subunit IIBC — MSQINFGKVQQLGRALMLPIAVLPLAGLLLRLGQPDMLNIKVVAQAGDAIFGNLPLLFAIGVAVGFAKENSGVAGLAGSVGYLVLTAVIKAMENPDAKEKINMGVLGGIFCGVAAGLLYNRFKDIKLPEYLAFFGGKRFVPIVTGFVCVFFGMLFGVIWLPIQHVIAALGNWLLEAGALGVFIYGILNRLLLVTGLHHVINSMVWTVFGDFTDASGKIVHGDLPRFFAQDPHAGIFMTGFFPVMMFGLPAACLAMYRTARPENRKAVGGLLFSMALTSFLTGVTEPVEFAFVFLAPALYAVHAVLTGIAFVIVNALHIRLGFNFSAGVIDYVLSFGIAENPLLLFPVGAAYFAVYYVVFNACIRYFNLATPGREAADAAASAAPLVVGDAERAYAFVRALGGAKNLLEVDACTTRLRLSVEKNDIIDEPALKRLGAKGVVRPGPRTLQVVLGPEADLVADTIRAALAAGGASLEPQAAVASPAIAAKPAVRQAGSVTGIDRAAWVAALGGEGNLRVTEPVAGSRLRAELVDADKVDEGALKRLGAQAVQRFSSTLIHVIVGPKSTDLAAALISP; from the coding sequence ATGTCGCAGATAAACTTCGGAAAGGTCCAGCAGCTCGGGCGCGCGCTCATGCTGCCCATCGCAGTCCTGCCGTTGGCGGGGTTGCTGCTCCGGCTCGGTCAGCCGGATATGCTGAACATCAAGGTCGTCGCGCAAGCGGGCGATGCGATCTTCGGCAACCTGCCTCTCTTGTTCGCCATCGGTGTGGCCGTCGGCTTCGCCAAAGAGAATTCGGGCGTGGCCGGCCTCGCCGGCAGCGTCGGTTATTTGGTTCTGACCGCCGTGATCAAGGCGATGGAGAACCCCGACGCCAAAGAGAAGATCAACATGGGTGTCCTCGGCGGCATCTTCTGCGGCGTCGCGGCAGGTCTGCTCTACAACCGATTCAAGGACATCAAGCTGCCCGAATACCTCGCCTTCTTCGGCGGCAAACGCTTCGTCCCCATCGTGACCGGGTTCGTGTGCGTCTTCTTCGGGATGCTCTTCGGCGTCATCTGGCTGCCGATTCAGCACGTCATCGCCGCGCTGGGGAATTGGCTGCTGGAAGCGGGCGCGCTGGGCGTCTTCATCTACGGCATCCTCAATCGATTGCTCCTCGTCACGGGTCTGCACCACGTGATCAACAGCATGGTGTGGACGGTGTTCGGTGACTTCACCGACGCGAGCGGGAAGATCGTCCACGGTGACCTTCCTCGGTTCTTCGCGCAGGATCCTCACGCCGGCATCTTTATGACCGGCTTCTTCCCGGTGATGATGTTCGGTCTGCCGGCAGCATGCCTCGCCATGTACCGCACGGCCCGCCCCGAGAACCGCAAGGCCGTCGGCGGGTTGCTCTTCTCGATGGCGCTGACGTCGTTCCTCACCGGCGTCACCGAGCCGGTGGAGTTCGCGTTCGTCTTCCTCGCGCCCGCGCTGTATGCCGTGCACGCGGTGCTGACGGGCATCGCATTCGTCATCGTGAATGCGCTTCACATCCGCCTCGGGTTCAACTTCTCCGCGGGCGTCATCGACTACGTGCTGTCGTTCGGCATCGCGGAAAATCCGTTGCTCCTCTTCCCCGTCGGCGCGGCCTACTTCGCCGTGTATTACGTCGTATTCAACGCGTGCATCCGCTACTTCAACCTGGCCACGCCGGGCCGTGAGGCCGCCGACGCCGCGGCAAGCGCTGCACCGCTGGTCGTCGGTGATGCAGAGCGCGCCTACGCGTTCGTCCGCGCCCTCGGCGGTGCGAAGAACCTGCTCGAGGTCGACGCCTGCACGACGCGTCTGCGCCTCAGCGTCGAGAAGAACGACATCATCGACGAGCCCGCGCTCAAGCGCCTCGGCGCCAAGGGCGTGGTTCGCCCCGGCCCGCGCACGCTGCAAGTCGTCCTCGGCCCCGAGGCCGATCTGGTCGCCGACACGATCCGCGCGGCCCTCGCCGCGGGCGGCGCCTCCCTCGAGCCGCAAGCGGCCGTCGCCAGCCCGGCCATCGCCGCGAAGCCCGCGGTCCGACAAGCGGGAAGCGTCACCGGCATCGATCGCGCCGCCTGGGTCGCCGCTCTCGGAGGCGAGGGCAATCTGCGCGTGACCGAGCCCGTCGCCGGCAGCCGCCTCCGTGCGGAGCTGGTGGACGCCGACAAGGTCGACGAAGGCGCATTGAAGCGCCTCGGCGCCCAAGCCGTGCAACGCTTCTCGAGCACGTTGATCCACGTCATCGTCGGACCGAAGTCGACGGATCTCGCCGCGGCGTTGATCTCGCCGTAG
- the nagA gene encoding N-acetylglucosamine-6-phosphate deacetylase, which produces MTLHSLAGNILTPSGWLRGRIAFKEHIEVVEGEPVDPEQAGQSSHTGNGDLFVLPGFMDLHVHGGGGRDVMEGGDAARTIAKMHARHGTTSMLATTMTAPSAEIEKALTAVGPTCREHISGGARVLGVHLEGPYINSGKLGAQPSNVRVAVMHELDRYNAMAPIRVLTLAPEITGHLEAIRAISAKGIRVQIGHTAGSYEDSVAALEHGAAGFTHLFNAMTGLHHREPGAVGAALAHAEYAELIPDLRHVHPGAMRAAFRTIPRLFAVTDSTAAAGMPDGEYRLGSNTVTKCLGAVRLSDGTIAGSALTMDQALRNLVQSVGLRIEDASRRLSFYPAEYLNLKDRGRLEQGAWADVVVVDRELKVVTVFGEGECLWAR; this is translated from the coding sequence ATGACACTGCATTCGTTGGCGGGCAACATCCTCACACCATCGGGCTGGCTCCGCGGGCGCATTGCCTTCAAAGAGCACATCGAGGTCGTCGAAGGCGAACCGGTCGATCCGGAGCAGGCCGGCCAGTCAAGCCATACAGGCAATGGCGATTTGTTCGTGCTGCCGGGCTTCATGGATTTGCACGTGCACGGCGGCGGGGGTCGCGACGTGATGGAGGGCGGCGATGCCGCGCGCACCATTGCGAAGATGCACGCGCGCCACGGCACGACGTCGATGCTCGCCACGACGATGACCGCGCCGTCGGCGGAAATCGAAAAAGCGCTGACCGCCGTGGGGCCGACGTGCCGCGAGCACATTTCGGGCGGCGCCCGAGTGCTCGGTGTGCACCTCGAGGGGCCGTACATCAATTCGGGCAAGCTGGGCGCGCAACCTAGCAATGTGCGCGTCGCCGTCATGCACGAATTGGATCGCTACAATGCGATGGCGCCCATTCGCGTGCTCACATTGGCTCCGGAAATCACCGGACACCTGGAGGCCATTCGGGCAATATCGGCCAAGGGCATTCGGGTGCAGATAGGCCACACGGCGGGAAGCTACGAAGACAGCGTGGCCGCCCTGGAACACGGAGCCGCAGGCTTCACCCATTTGTTCAATGCCATGACGGGATTGCACCATCGCGAACCGGGTGCCGTCGGCGCCGCATTGGCTCATGCGGAATATGCAGAATTGATCCCGGACTTGCGACACGTGCACCCAGGTGCGATGCGCGCCGCATTCCGCACCATTCCGCGATTGTTCGCCGTCACGGATTCCACGGCCGCTGCCGGCATGCCCGATGGCGAATATCGACTTGGATCGAACACCGTGACGAAATGTCTAGGCGCGGTTCGCCTCTCTGATGGTACAATCGCCGGTAGCGCCCTGACGATGGATCAGGCGCTGCGCAACTTGGTGCAGTCCGTGGGACTGCGCATCGAAGATGCCTCGCGCAGATTGTCCTTTTACCCCGCCGAGTATTTGAACTTGAAGGACCGCGGTCGCCTCGAGCAGGGGGCATGGGCGGACGTGGTCGTCGTCGATCGTGAATTGAAGGTCGTCACCGTTTTTGGCGAAGGAGAATGCTTGTGGGCTCGTTGA
- a CDS encoding GntR family transcriptional regulator, with product MNKRWNVLKPNSDDPTPLYVQLAHNLADAIHSGQWQAEEALPSERVLSEKLGVSRVTARKALDVLVEQQLVHRRQGSGTFIAPRLEHSLSRLTHFTETLKRKGFEPSTVWLDRRIDTPNHDEILKLGLSPTSQVARLERQRLADGVVMAIEMTAIPVTYLPDPRAVGTSLYAHLDALGHPIVRALQHFRAVNASKKIARLANVTPGQAMLLVTRIGFTANNVAIEVTDSYCRNDYYDFVAELRR from the coding sequence ATGAACAAGCGGTGGAACGTGCTGAAGCCGAATAGCGACGACCCCACGCCTCTCTACGTGCAGCTTGCGCACAACCTCGCGGATGCGATCCACTCGGGCCAGTGGCAGGCGGAGGAAGCCTTGCCGTCGGAACGGGTGCTTTCGGAGAAGCTGGGGGTGTCGCGGGTCACGGCGCGGAAGGCGCTCGATGTCCTAGTCGAACAGCAGCTCGTTCACCGCCGTCAAGGATCCGGGACCTTCATCGCGCCCCGCCTCGAGCACTCCCTCTCGAGGCTGACGCACTTCACCGAGACCCTGAAGCGCAAGGGCTTCGAGCCATCGACGGTCTGGCTCGATCGCCGCATCGACACGCCCAACCACGACGAGATCTTGAAACTCGGCCTCTCGCCCACGTCGCAAGTTGCGCGGCTGGAGCGACAGAGGCTCGCCGATGGCGTGGTGATGGCCATCGAGATGACCGCGATCCCCGTCACCTACTTGCCCGACCCGCGCGCGGTGGGAACCTCGCTCTATGCGCACCTCGATGCGCTGGGGCATCCCATCGTGCGTGCCTTGCAGCACTTCCGCGCGGTCAACGCGTCGAAGAAAATCGCACGACTGGCCAACGTAACCCCGGGACAAGCGATGCTCTTGGTCACCCGTATCGGCTTCACCGCCAACAATGTGGCGATCGAAGTCACCGACAGCTACTGCCGCAACGACTACTACGACTTCGTCGCGGAGCTTCGCCGATGA
- the ptsP gene encoding phosphoenolpyruvate--protein phosphotransferase translates to MDRMLRWPESGAKLAELPLTSPLSGIVVPLEDVPDPVFSTRMMGDGVAVEPLSNRVLSPCDGVVTHRHRAGHAVTITAENGAEVLIHVGIDTVHLEGRGFTSHVQEGARVSAGDPLITFDIDQVARAVPSLLTLMLIANSDEYAISWRQSGSVEAGKSRLIHVRRRDPKDAPLARASGEVAATRHTPGVALEEKQGEAVVAHHGGLHARPAALVQAAARRFGGEVSVSFGGRTVNARSVVALMGLGTKEGDRVTVHVRGASADTALAGVVAALQTADAKDGHKENGTSAPALPLRGKLTGGALEGVCASPGLAVGQVVRLGSVDVEPPPALGNLDAEFERLANALATVRAEVAAAIRDAEARHARQEHDMFVAHQALLDDPEIVSNTERAVGTGVSAGLAYRNAVNAECDVLSRLGNPLLAERITDLRDLERRVLLAMSGEALPEPELFAQSIIVADDLALSEFTRLDKSRIVGLCTAKGGATSHVAILARAIGVPGLVAMGAPVFSVAHGTEVVLDANAGRLDTKPSAERLAAARKAMSERASRHAEALAKVGLPAITRDGHRIEVAANIATETDARESVEQGADGVGLLRTELLFVDRQDPPTEGEQLAAYQAVINALDGRSAIIRTLDAGGDKPLPFLPFPKEDNPALGLRGIRSGFAEPELLDTQLRALLGVTPLSACKIMLPMVSDAEELLFVRKRLDTLASEMGLTERPSLGVMVEVPSAALLADQLARHADFLSLGTNDLTQYTLAMDRCHSGFAEKLDGLHPAVLRLIAKTVEGATRHGKWVGICGALASDLDALPILVGLGVTELSVSAGVVAEVKAKVRTLEYEACRRQTTVLMNLTSAKEIRARARALWPDA, encoded by the coding sequence ATGGACCGTATGCTTCGCTGGCCAGAGAGTGGGGCAAAGCTCGCCGAGCTGCCCCTGACTTCCCCGCTCAGCGGCATCGTGGTGCCGCTGGAAGACGTTCCCGATCCGGTATTTTCCACGCGGATGATGGGCGACGGCGTGGCCGTCGAACCTCTGTCGAACCGCGTGCTCTCACCGTGTGACGGCGTGGTCACCCACCGCCATCGCGCGGGGCATGCGGTGACCATCACGGCGGAGAACGGGGCCGAGGTGCTCATTCACGTGGGCATCGATACCGTGCACCTGGAGGGTCGCGGCTTCACGTCGCACGTCCAAGAGGGCGCACGCGTGTCCGCGGGCGATCCGCTCATCACCTTCGACATCGACCAAGTGGCCCGTGCGGTGCCCTCGCTGCTGACGTTGATGTTAATCGCCAACAGCGACGAGTACGCGATCTCCTGGCGACAATCAGGATCCGTGGAAGCCGGCAAATCGCGGCTGATCCACGTGCGACGGCGCGATCCCAAGGATGCGCCGCTCGCGCGCGCCTCTGGGGAGGTCGCGGCGACGCGTCACACGCCCGGCGTCGCGCTCGAAGAGAAGCAGGGCGAGGCCGTGGTCGCGCACCATGGTGGATTGCACGCGCGTCCAGCGGCGCTGGTGCAGGCGGCGGCGCGCCGTTTCGGCGGCGAGGTCTCGGTGTCCTTCGGCGGTCGCACCGTGAATGCACGCAGCGTCGTGGCGCTCATGGGGCTCGGCACCAAAGAGGGTGATCGCGTCACCGTGCACGTGCGCGGCGCTTCGGCGGATACGGCACTGGCCGGTGTCGTGGCGGCGTTGCAAACGGCGGATGCCAAGGACGGACACAAAGAGAACGGCACCTCGGCGCCTGCGCTTCCTCTGCGCGGAAAGCTGACCGGCGGTGCGCTCGAAGGCGTCTGCGCGTCCCCCGGGCTGGCCGTGGGGCAGGTCGTGCGGCTGGGCAGCGTCGATGTGGAGCCGCCGCCGGCACTGGGCAACCTGGATGCGGAATTCGAGCGGCTGGCCAATGCGCTGGCCACGGTGCGGGCGGAAGTGGCTGCGGCGATTCGCGATGCCGAAGCGCGGCACGCACGCCAGGAGCACGACATGTTCGTCGCGCACCAGGCCTTGCTCGATGATCCGGAAATCGTCTCCAACACGGAGCGCGCGGTGGGCACCGGCGTGAGCGCGGGCCTCGCGTACCGCAACGCCGTGAACGCCGAGTGCGACGTCCTCTCGCGCCTGGGCAATCCGCTCTTGGCCGAGCGCATCACCGACCTGCGCGACCTCGAGCGACGCGTTCTCCTCGCGATGAGCGGCGAGGCGCTGCCCGAGCCGGAGCTCTTCGCGCAATCGATCATCGTGGCGGACGATCTGGCCCTGTCCGAGTTCACGCGCCTCGACAAATCGCGCATCGTCGGGCTCTGCACGGCCAAAGGCGGCGCCACCTCGCACGTGGCCATTCTGGCGCGCGCCATCGGCGTTCCCGGGCTGGTCGCCATGGGCGCGCCGGTCTTCTCCGTGGCGCACGGCACCGAAGTGGTGCTCGACGCCAACGCGGGCCGCCTCGATACGAAGCCGAGCGCGGAGCGTCTCGCGGCCGCGCGCAAGGCCATGTCCGAGCGCGCTTCACGCCATGCGGAGGCGCTGGCCAAGGTCGGCTTGCCGGCCATCACGCGCGACGGCCACCGCATCGAGGTCGCCGCGAACATCGCCACGGAGACCGACGCACGCGAATCCGTCGAGCAGGGTGCCGACGGCGTGGGCCTCCTGCGCACGGAGCTGCTCTTCGTCGATCGCCAAGATCCGCCGACCGAAGGCGAGCAGCTCGCCGCCTACCAGGCCGTGATCAACGCGCTCGATGGCCGCTCGGCGATCATCCGCACCTTGGATGCGGGCGGCGACAAGCCCCTCCCGTTCCTGCCCTTCCCCAAGGAAGACAATCCGGCGCTGGGCCTTCGCGGCATCCGCTCCGGGTTCGCCGAGCCGGAGTTGCTCGATACGCAGCTGCGCGCGCTGCTGGGCGTCACACCGCTGTCGGCGTGCAAGATCATGCTGCCCATGGTGTCCGACGCCGAGGAGCTGCTCTTCGTGCGCAAGCGCCTCGACACGCTCGCCTCGGAGATGGGCCTCACCGAGCGTCCGTCGCTGGGCGTCATGGTCGAAGTTCCGTCGGCCGCCCTGCTCGCCGATCAACTGGCCCGCCACGCGGACTTCCTGTCGCTGGGCACCAACGATCTCACGCAGTACACCCTGGCGATGGATCGCTGCCATTCGGGCTTCGCGGAGAAGCTCGACGGGCTTCACCCCGCCGTGCTGCGGCTCATCGCGAAGACCGTGGAGGGTGCGACCCGCCACGGGAAATGGGTGGGCATCTGCGGAGCACTCGCCTCCGATCTGGACGCGCTTCCCATCTTGGTGGGACTCGGCGTGACGGAGCTTTCCGTCAGCGCCGGCGTCGTGGCCGAGGTCAAAGCCAAAGTGCGCACGCTCGAATACGAAGCGTGCCGCCGGCAGACGACCGTCCTGATGAACCTCACGTCCGCAAAAGAGATCCGCGCGCGTGCGCGCGCCTTGTGGCCCGACGCCTAA
- a CDS encoding SIS domain-containing protein has product MGSLMLKEALASASVVSTQRLQADEGLAVLGRTLVEKPPQVVLTVARGSSDHAANYFGYLTMLTVGVPVVSLPMSLATLHHAPLAVNGQLAVAVSQSGQSPDLVETMAALGQRGATTVAFVNRTESPLAHACKWTVPLCAGPEQSVAATKSYIGALAALARLVGHWRRDPNLLKALAALPTHLEQATQIDGSIAVDALAVTDRAMVVGRGLGFAVAAEAALKLKETSSIQAEAFSGAEIKHGPMALIEQGYPLFIFALRGPEQKGLLELATEMRGRGARVILAAPADIKERDVTLAVAENEVLDPILAIQTFYLIAARVAEMRGLNPDVPRHLSKVTHTR; this is encoded by the coding sequence GTGGGCTCGTTGATGTTGAAAGAGGCATTGGCCTCGGCCTCGGTGGTCAGCACGCAGCGTCTTCAAGCCGACGAAGGCCTCGCCGTGCTCGGGCGAACCCTGGTGGAAAAGCCCCCGCAGGTGGTTCTCACGGTGGCGCGTGGTAGCTCGGACCATGCGGCCAATTACTTTGGTTACCTGACGATGCTCACGGTGGGCGTGCCCGTCGTGTCGCTCCCCATGTCGTTGGCCACATTGCACCATGCGCCGCTCGCGGTGAATGGGCAACTCGCGGTCGCAGTATCGCAATCCGGACAGAGCCCCGATTTGGTGGAGACCATGGCCGCATTGGGCCAGCGCGGTGCCACCACGGTGGCCTTCGTGAATCGCACTGAATCGCCGCTCGCGCACGCGTGCAAATGGACGGTGCCGCTCTGTGCGGGGCCCGAGCAAAGCGTGGCCGCGACGAAGAGCTACATCGGTGCACTCGCTGCATTGGCGCGCCTCGTGGGCCATTGGCGCAGGGACCCCAATTTGCTCAAAGCGCTGGCCGCGCTGCCGACGCATTTGGAGCAGGCGACGCAAATCGATGGTTCGATTGCCGTCGATGCCTTGGCGGTGACCGATCGCGCCATGGTGGTGGGGCGCGGGCTCGGCTTTGCCGTGGCCGCGGAAGCCGCCCTCAAATTGAAGGAAACGTCGTCCATTCAGGCCGAGGCGTTCAGCGGCGCCGAGATCAAGCACGGCCCGATGGCCCTCATCGAACAGGGTTATCCTCTGTTCATTTTCGCGCTGCGCGGCCCGGAGCAGAAAGGCCTGCTCGAATTGGCCACCGAGATGCGCGGACGCGGTGCGCGCGTGATCCTCGCGGCGCCGGCCGACATCAAAGAGCGCGACGTAACACTTGCAGTTGCTGAAAACGAAGTTCTCGATCCGATTTTGGCAATCCAAACTTTTTATCTTATTGCCGCGCGCGTGGCGGAGATGCGCGGACTGAATCCGGACGTACCACGCCATCTTTCCAAAGTGACCCACACCCGTTGA